One Lepus europaeus isolate LE1 chromosome 4, mLepTim1.pri, whole genome shotgun sequence genomic window, CGTCCCGTGCCAGCCTATGCTGATTTCAGCAGTTGTCTCTCCTCCCTGGGGCTCGCTGGTCTCTGAGGGCCCCACAGACCTGCTCTCTTGGCCCTAAGACTTCAAGGGCCCACGGCTTCCAAGGCCTTTCCATGCGGCAAGAGTGTGGGAAGAATTGAGCTGCAGGTGTGTTGCTCTCAGTGCTGGGAGACCACAGGTGTCCTGGGGCATGaggactggggtggggtgggagaggggagtgtgtgAAGCCCACAGCTTACTCCTGCCAGAGCGCTGGGAATGCTCACCATGTGGTGCCTTTTCTTGTCTCTGGGCTGCAGGTTCCTCGTGTGTGCAGTGCACAGACAGGGTTTAGGGAGCTCCAGGGCATTGTCTGGCTTCATTGCAGGGTGGGAGCTGGGCCTTCTCAGTCTTCTGGCTTaaaggcaggagcaaggagaGTAGGACCATGGCAGAGCAGGGGTCCACCTGGCACCCTGGCCCCTCCCTTGGTTGGAATCTAGATGCACTTTCTTGTCCACACTCCAGAAAGAAgctgctttttgttttaatttttcactttaaCTTAagcaaattttactttttaaaagatttgaaaggcaacatATTAGAGAAagatactggttcactcccctaatggctgcaacaatcaggtctgggccaggccagagccaggagccagaaactccatcctggtctcccacatggatggcaaaggcccaagcacttgggccattagcagggagctggcttagaagtggagcagcccatatggaatgctggcatcataacagacagcttaactcactgcatcacaatgccagccccacaagaaGCAGCTCCAGCACCTAGCACGGTACCCGGGGATAGACTGGGTGTGCAGTGCTCAGTGAGGGAATGCAGTCTGAGATCTGCTGTGTGCCTccctctactgcttcctcagtGAGGCTCCCATTCTCCTCTCCGCAGAGCACTGCTTGGGTCGCCTGCTGTAGGAGGTGGCGTTCCTGGGAGGGCTGCAAACGCCTGTTCTGCTGCACCCGAGATTCCTGAGGTCACATGTGGCCCAGGTCCGTTTGGCAGATGGCCTCTCTTCTCCCAGGGGCCTGTGGGCCCTTGGGGCTTCTGTCCCGCTGGGTCTTACTTCTTTCTGGAATCTCTGTCCTTTCCTTCCGCCCACAAGGACCAAGTGAGAGCCAACCCTCAAGTCTGGGCTTGGGGACCAGGGCAGCGTGGGCAGCTTGGCTGGCCGGGTTCTGAGACCCTCGGGCCTTTCTACCCAGGTACAGGTTTCTGAAGGACACAGCCAGCTGCAGTCAGGTGTGGACCTGGAGCCAAGGCCCCAGCCAAGCACGTGTCACTGTCCCAGTTTGCATGTCTGTGTGCCTCTTCTGATGGACGCCAGAGAGGGGTGGTTGTCAGGGGAGCCTTGTGCTGTCCTTGGCCCTCTGGCACAATTCCAGTCATTGTCAGTCACACCACAACAGCTCATGCCACCTTCATGCCAAACACAGGCTGTCGTACAATGCCCCTGCACGCTTGGTACGGATGTGAGGGGGACGCCGACACGGGGCTCCCTCTCCACTGCCCTTTCCCAGCTCTCTGACCTTGCAATGCAGGTGCAAACTCTGCTCCAGGGATACGCCCCGACTATTCTAAGCCAGTTGGCTTCATCTCATCACTTGTGCCACCATTACTGGCTTGCTATCTATGTTCCAAGCCAATCAGCATGTGGCATGGCTTTGGTGACAGGTACAGGGTGAGGGGGTTCTCACTGGCCCTGAGCCCAGGGTGGCTACGAGAGAGCTTCTCACCTTGGGAGCTGTTGGCAGCCATGTTTGAGCATGAGAACAAGGATGGAAAAGGCGACTGCAGTGTCTATGCCATGGCTTTGGAAGTGTGACAACCAATAAAAACCTTTTACTGCTTATGTCCATTTGGGTTGGGTTGTCTCAGCGTGTTAGGTTCATAACTTCCATCACAGCCAACAAGTACACTAAAGACCTCATCTCTTTTGCTGCCTTTAACATCACCATGACAACCAGTCTGGGTCCCCTCCAACTAAAGAGGTTtgtcccagttttttttttttttttttttttcttaaagggaaacccttctttaaatgtttggaaaattttatttggggctggtgctgtggtgtagcaggtaaagctgccacctgcagtgccagcatcccatatgggcgcaggttcaagtcctggctgctccacttccaatccaggtctctgctgtggcctaggaaagcagtagaagatggcccaagtccttgggcccctgcacctgcatgggagacccagaagaagctcctggctcctggcctcggatcggcacagctcctgccattgtggtcaattggggagtaaatggcaaatggaagatctctctctccctctctgcctctcctctctctgtgtaactctttcaaataaaataaacctttaaaaaaaaaaaaaaagaagacaaggatgggggtgggggagagagagcaagtgagcgagcgagcgcaaGAGAGTGAGCtcacatctgcttgttcattcccctaatgctcccaacagctggggctgggccagactgaagcaggagctgggaactccacccaggtctctcatgtggtgcagggacttgagtcatcacctgctgcctcccggggtgtgcattagcaggaagctggaatcgggagtgaagccgggacttggacccaggcaccccagtatgggatgaGGGTATGACCACCCCTGAACTCACTCAGTGTTAAGGAGAAGCTGCCAACTGATGCGAGCTGTACCATGCATTTACCAGGATCCATTGTTTCCTTACTTTGGGCTTTAACTTCACCTCTGGGGCCTATTTGTGTTAGGAAAGCCATGAGGATTAGCATTGTCTGGCAGGACTGTTTATTCCAGGCCCTTGGAGCCTGATTTAGCAAGTCTGGGTAGGACTCGGGCACCTGCACCTTTATCAAGGCCCCCTCCCTTCCCAGGGACTTCGGATGTAGTGGTGCATGGACCAGACTTGCTGGTGCCTAAAGCTCAATTCCTTCATTCTCCCCCTTTACACAAAGGAACAGGCATCAAAGAAATAGAAGGGACTtgaacttttcattttctaaaattatttatttttaaagatttatagaaaaagcaaagcaaagcataaTCCTCTTCTCTTTCCAAGCGAGTGTCACAAGAGTGGGTACCAGGTTGACCTTTGAGGAATTCCACTCCAGCACTCTGTCTTCTGTTCttctgtgggggctggggggtgaCTACTGTCCATCATTTGGGGACTTGTCTTCCTTGCAAGGTAGATCCATCCTCAACCCGTGCATGAAGAACAGAATGGCCAGTTCCTCCAGGCGCCAAGCAAAACTTCCCTCTTCCCACTGGCTTCCAGGAAGCTCAGAGCACATCGAGGGCTCCATTGGGGTCAACATGTCTTCCTTAGGTCCTCCCAATCGTGTCCTCTGATACATAGTGTTGCTGAGAGGCTTGGAGAGGGCGTTAAGTAAGTTCTGAACTAGGTTCTTACAGCTCGTGAGCCCGCCGTAAGTAAGGGCTGTTATCACTTCTGAGGTTTTCTCATCTTCTCTGTATTTGTAGCCATCTAGTTGTGTTTTAGATGCCTCAAACAACTGTCTACTTtgggagcaggaagtgggaaACAGACTCAGTCCTCCCTGCCTTATAGTCCCTCCTATCACCACCCCGGTTCCTAGTCAGAAACCAAGTCACAGGCAGCTTGAGAAGGTGGACTTTTTacttcctcttaaaaaaaataaatatactggcttgagttttctttccatttctgattctcctccttaaaaaagaaagaagcatctGGTGTGAGAATCcacaagacagacagacagctggcCACCTGGACCCACACCGTATGGAAGAGGGCAAGCATGGCTTGGTAGCCCGACTGATGTGGGGCGTGAGCCATGTCCATTGGGGGACGAAGTTCTCAGGCTCTGCTTGGAGCCCTCACAGTTCAGTCTTGACCTTGTGCATCAAATCCCTTTGGTCAATCTTATCCAGGTCCCGGTACCAGCGGTTGTAAGCCAGCAAGGCCACGTTCTTGGCAGCTACAGCCATCGCCTCCACGGAGCTGGCTGCCCACTCCAGGGCATTGAGGTAGAAGAGTTGGTCATGGAGTGTGAACCTTGGGAGGGTGGTGCGGGAGCCATACAGGGGGTGGGCCTGCCACTCCGCTGTCTGCACTGAGTAATAGGAACGGAAGAGGGTCTTCAGTTGGGTCCGAAAGAGGGGCTTGGGGGACTGGACTCGCCAAACAGCTGCTTCCTGAGGCTGCTTCCGCCGGAAGCTGGCAGAGATGTTGACGGGACAGATGTTGTCCAGAGTGCAGAAGAAGTTGGGGAAATCTGTGGTGAGGATGTTGGCGAAGGGGAAAAGCTTAGGGTCGGGGAAGCCAAAGTAGGAAGAGTTGAGGTAGCCATGCACCAAGGAAACAACAGTGGGCTGGAAAGACCCCTGGACATCAGCGATGGGTGGGTTGAAGCCTTCAAAGGTGAAGTTGCTACTGCTGCTGTCCAGGTGCAGAGGAGTAGCGATGATGACAATGTCATAGAAGTCAGAGCCACTGCCCATCTCATTCTCATACCCCACCTGGTACAGGGCTCTTCCTTCTGGAAGGAGAAAAAGCACACAAAAAGCAACTTATTCCTTGGCTTCTATCTGATCTTCCATCTGGGGCCTGGTATTGGAGGTACAACAAGACCCTGGAGCCTAGAGTGCTGGTGGGCTGTCCAGAGGACAGGTCATGGTCTCTCCATGCTGGTGTGGCCAGAGGGTGAGCGCTGGACTGGACCACATTCTTACTCTCATTCTGCCACTGGGGGAGCCTGGGAAAGGCTGCAGCTCCAAGTCCTCACTGGTCATTGGATCAGAAAGGCTTGATGAAGAGTAAGCTTTCTGGGACTGATATTTGCTCAGGACAATAGCGCCCTCTAGTGTCACTACAAAAGGCTGGGGCTTCCCATTTCTGTATAGAAAAGAAGGAGGGCCTAGCTAAGAATAGCCATGCCTTGGGCTCTGTCCACTCACCTGTACTGTGCAGGGTCACAGAAGTCACTGTGGCATGGATCACGTTGGCCTTGGTGAGCTTCAGCAAACCAGAACAAACCAGCTTGTTGCCTCCTTCTACAGACCACAGgctgccttgggcccctgctaacgCCATGGCTCCTGGGCAAAGCAGGAAGGGTGGCCGTGAGCTCTCAGAACcactgggcaggggctggagagTACAGCACTATTCTACCTGGGCCTCTCAACCACAGGCACTGGGAGACAACATGCAAATAAGTGAGACTGAACGTTCAAGACTGTGAGGTGAGCGCATCGTGCCCAGTGGGAGAACACACTGTAGGATGCTGTTTGTGTAGGGTGGGCAAATTCCCGAGGCAGAAAGTAGATCTGTGTTTGTCTAGGGCTGGAAGGCTGGAGGTACTGGGGAGGTGACTGCTAAAAGCTGTGGggtttctttttggggtgatggaaatgttaTAAAATTGTGATGACAGCTGCACAACTCTGTGCAGACAAATACACTGAAAACCACTGAGTGGAATACTTTAAAGGAGTGAACTACGGGGTGTGGAAATGACATATTAATGCAAAAATGCCGAGAAAGATACACATGAGATACTGAAGGGCTGAGCAGGGAAGTCACACGAGGGGATACTGAGGCAGGCCCTGAAGGCTGGGAAGGAGCCTGCTGTGTCAAGAGCCAGAGGAAGAGCCTGGGCACGCTGAAGGCGTTCACAAATACacagattttcatttattcaacaaacatgtGCTGAGTGTTTAGTGTGGCTCGGGCGCTGTTCTGAGTGTTGGGAATCCCGCCCTTGGGAAGCCTATATTCTCCACGCTCACAGCCAGTGCTGGAGGATGGTGGACCAGGCACAAACCACTCATGGTGGGGAGCTGGGAAGATCAGGTGCTCCAACAGAGGAGTACCCAGGGGTCAGGGACCCCCACACGGCTGTTCTCAACTCCTGTGCTGACAGACATGTAAGGGACTGTTAGACAGCCAGTGGTAGAAACACACTGGCCCTTTGAGCCAAGCTTGACTTTCACCATCTGTGAAGTGGGCTGAATACCATCTCCTGCCAGCTTGCAGGACCAACTCCAGCATTAAATGAGAATGGAGCATCAAGGTTCCCAGGAACTGTAACAAGGTGGCTCAACCTGCGATTATGGCAGGTACCCTGGCCATTCTGGGCAGCATGGCAGGGGAAGGGCAGTGGACAGGCTGAGGGCTCAACACTCACCTGCAAAAGCTGGCATCGCTGCTGACTGGCCGTAGCTGGCCCGCAGGACGGCGGAGACGACATCGTCGATAAAGCGCTGCGTGACACCCACCTGAAGCAGGGACTCGGCCACGGAGCGCTGGGTCATGTTGATGAAGGCAGACTCCCCGAGCGAGTAGAGCAGCTCCTCCACGCCTGAGAAGGCATAGCCGTGCGCCTGGTACTTATAGATCCTAGGAGGCACACAGAGTGGGAGTCCTTGTGCAGGACGGCTTTGGGCCCGACAGCCAGATACCGAGTCCCTGTACCCAGGAGGCCTGCCTGGACCCGCCACCTCCTCTACCTACCGAGGGGTGGCAAGGAGGCCAGTTACGCTCCGCTTGGCCTAGGCTCTGGATAGCAAAGGGGTAAGGGCAAGTATGCTAGAAACCCAGTGCACCTGGCTTCACGGCACAGCTCTGCTCAGGGACAGCTGTGCCACCTTTCTGAGCTTCTCCCTGCCTGAGCTTGTGGTCCACAGCCCCTTTTTCACCCAGCTTGGACTGCCAGGCAGTGTGCCAGGGCCCACCCTTGCGGACACATCCCCTTCTCCAGCAGCTCCGGCTCTGCTGTGGCTCCTAGGACCACGCTGAAGCTGATGACAGCCGTCTAATGCCAGCACTGTCACCGGCTCTGCTGGCCCAGCCTGTCCTCTTTTGACCTCACAGGACTCCTGTTTATTCCCGACCTCTCATCTTGTCCCTGCACCGCTGAGCCAACCTCAGGGGCTAGCAGGGACTAGACCCACCTGCTGACTGATTTTGCACTGGCTGCATTCTGGGGCTGCTTTGCAAACATTGTGTTTGCTTTGTGGTGGGACACTGGATGGTGGTGTGTAGAAAGCCAAGCATTTGAGTCCCAGTCCCCACTGGGctgcagcagggtgctggatgccTCCTTTAAAAGGGTCCTTGCTCTTCAGGTCACCCCACTTCCCAGTGCACCCTGTTCTCTTCCACCTGCACTTATCCACATCCCATTGCAGCCCTTGTAGGTGACTGAGTTGCCAACCCATGCGTTTATCAACTTggcggagggaggaagggaagatgcATGCTAGTGTGACAACACCAGAGAGACCATTTCTTCCCCAGGCAAGGCCATTCCTCATGCTGGGGGCTCGCTCTGAGCCTATCCTGAATTATGTCCAGCAAGGACCTCCGCCTTTGTCACAACTTCCAGCCAAGTGGGTTCCTCCCCCTCCAaaccccacccctgcagctctgccagccctACCTCATGAACTTCTCCATGACCTCCTCCACCCACATCTGCAGTCTCAGGAAGCTGATGCCATAGCGCCACCAGAGGCGGAGCAGGTTCAGCAGGTACCAGTCCGTCTCCTCCAGCACGAAGTGCTCCCCGCCGAAGATGGCGCTCCTGCCCACCACCTCGCGCCGGTGCCTCAGCCCTGTGGACACGCAAGTCCCTCAGTCCCCTTCAGAGAGTCCCTGGGAGACCTGACAGTGCTTCAGGCTTAGATTCAGGGCTTTCCAAATGCAAACAGAATGTCTCCATGAAGGGTTCGCTCATTTGTGCTGCTTTTTTATAAAGAGCAATCCACGTGCTGGGGGAAATATTTggctttcctaggcaatagcatTCTACATGTTTCCCCACAGGAATCCACTTGCCACGTGAGAGGGAGATTCAGGTGCTAGCCCAGAACGTCCAGGAGCCAACAGCCACAGGGCTGGCTCTCGGGGAAATGGTCACAGCTGCTTCCGGCCACCCCGCATGCCCCAGCTTACGAACACTCAGAGTGCCCTGATCGGTCCCTCACCCCCCCGCTACAGTCACGGCGCTGCACCCTAACTGCAGTCTGGGTCTTGAGACCGCTCTGCAGCTAGGCATAAAGCACTTCCTGAGTACATACACAGTAACTGACTGCAGCCCAGGTCCAACTGGGTGGGCAGAGGGGGCACTCGGAGGCTTTTGTGATAACAAACAGTACTATCAGGAAGAACCTGCACGCGCCTCTTTGTACATCTGCAAGACCACCTGGGAGGGCCCCAGGTGATTTCTGCATGAAATACTGTGTGTACGTGTGGTTTTGACAGGGGCTGCCGGCTTGAGTCCCACCTCCCTCGCTGCATGGCGTCAGCTGAGAAAATGCTCAGTTTCCAGAGCCTCAGTGTCCTTAGGAGGAGGCCCACTCCCAGCTCGCAGGCGATGCCTGCACCCAGAAGCTTGTGGACGTTTATAGGATCGCAGTTATTAAGAGGCAGCACATGGAAGGGGGAAGAGACTGGCCTGGGAGTCAAACctgagttctaatcccggctCTGTAACTAACTCACTGTGTAACCTCAGGCAAGTTCCTTCCCCTCtctggtctcagctgctccatctgtaaaatgaggagatGGGGCTTCATGACCTTCCAGCCTCAATGATCCGATCCGGGCAGTCTGGAAGGGCCTGATGGCTGCTGCCGGTGGCCCTGGGGCCCCAGGACCATGCACTCACCCAGGAGCTTGACGAAGTCCTGCATGTGCAGGCTCAGGGAGTGGAAGGAGGCGGCTCCGCTCTCGTAGTGCTGCTTGTTGACCGAGATGGTGGCCAGGCGGCCGCCCACGGTCCCCTTCTCATACACGTCGATCTGCACCCGGGGTCCGAAGTGCTGCTGGAGGAAATGGGCCACGGCAGAGCCCCCGATCCCGGCCCCAACCACCGCTGTCGGCAGGtgcgggaggagagagagagcacgggAGTGAGTGAGGTGCAGGCTACCCCTTCACGTCCTCCTGCACCAGGGTTCCCCGGGCATTGATTTCACAGACATGTGCAGGAAATGCGCAGACGGAATTTTCTATGGGGCTATCAGGAATAAGCAAGGCCAACTCAAGAACTGCCATATCCATAACCCTCATTTCATAAGGACACATGCGCACCAAAAGAGCAGGAAAGAGGCGTAATTCAGGATGACCATTTAAAGAGAGCAAATTTAGTTTTATACAACACTCACCACCTTatccttatttttctaatttcactATGAATTGGTGAAAAATAGCTACCGACCGTTTCTGTTTGGTGGGTCAGTGTTTGGAAACCACTGCTTAACCCAGGGGTCAGCAAGCCACAGCCTCACAGGCCAAACCCAGGTAGATGCCTGTTCTTGCCAACACTATTTTCCTGGAACTGTCCCGCCCTTTCTTTTCCTtattgtctgtggctgcttttgtaCGAGGCAGAGCTGGTCAGTTGCACCAGGAGCTGCCTAAAATCTCTACTCTCTGGCCACTTACAGAAAACCTCAGTCAATCCCTGGTCTAAGCCTAGCCTCCCACCGGCCACTTATATCACTGCTGTCTGTGCTTGCCAAGACTGGAATGCACCCTATGACATGCTGCCCGTCACCTCGTGAGGCATCTGACTCCACTCTGCACTCCTGTGACCAAGTTCCAGATGGCTGAGATCTTTTTGGGTCTTATCAGCCACTGTCTTTACTACACCTCCTGCCTTCCTGGTATTTGCCAACTTGGCTTCCACACCATCAGTCTTCTCTTCCCAGGCACTGATAAGAAGGGGTCACTGGTCAGGGCATGGAAGTGTTTCCAGGAACCACTGTCTAGACAGAGACTAACCATTAAATTTCACTGTAGCTACTGACCTGGCACCACCCTACACACAATGTCTGCCTACCCTGACCCCGAAATGCCACTTTCCTCTCCTCTGACAGTGCAGTAACCCTATCCAACAAGAAAGTGAGGTAAATCTGGTGCCACCTGTCCTACTGGACCCAAATTGCACCCTAAGACCAACAGCTCTGTGAAGAAGCATCAGGCAAATCCTGAAGACTCCACGCGGTCCTTGATGATTCAGCTTCCCCTCCACCTTCTGGCCTTGTGTAGCACATGCCCATGTTCCCTCTCCTGTGGGGTCGCTGCAGAGCTGCTGGGTCGGGCACACTGTCGCTGTGCCTCGCTGACTTCACCCTGTAGGTCACTTTTAGCTTGGCTTGAGTGATCCACCTGAGATGAGTCAGGCGTCCCTCCTGCTGTTCCCATAAGCACATCCTTGCTTACCTGCGGCTGAGCCCTTGCCACAGTGTATTGAAGTGGCTTGCCTCAGGACAGAGAGAGCAGGGCCATTTGGTCCCCAGGTCCCAGCAAGTACCAGAGTACCCGAAGTATGTGTTGAATCCTGGACAAATAAACCACTTCCTCTTCCTCAAG contains:
- the PCYOX1L gene encoding prenylcysteine oxidase-like is translated as MAQAGPLLSAMAALLAATAAGGDAPPGKIAVVGAGIGGSAVAHFLQQHFGPRVQIDVYEKGTVGGRLATISVNKQHYESGAASFHSLSLHMQDFVKLLGLRHRREVVGRSAIFGGEHFVLEETDWYLLNLLRLWWRYGISFLRLQMWVEEVMEKFMRIYKYQAHGYAFSGVEELLYSLGESAFINMTQRSVAESLLQVGVTQRFIDDVVSAVLRASYGQSAAMPAFAGAMALAGAQGSLWSVEGGNKLVCSGLLKLTKANVIHATVTSVTLHSTEGRALYQVGYENEMGSGSDFYDIVIIATPLHLDSSSSNFTFEGFNPPIADVQGSFQPTVVSLVHGYLNSSYFGFPDPKLFPFANILTTDFPNFFCTLDNICPVNISASFRRKQPQEAAVWRVQSPKPLFRTQLKTLFRSYYSVQTAEWQAHPLYGSRTTLPRFTLHDQLFYLNALEWAASSVEAMAVAAKNVALLAYNRWYRDLDKIDQRDLMHKVKTEL